Proteins co-encoded in one Patescibacteria group bacterium genomic window:
- a CDS encoding class I SAM-dependent methyltransferase → MTKWERFFEDKIREIAKEKNILDIGGGFRFQKGLDKFKVLFEKTNYRVLDKETSYKPDIIGDVQNLPLEDESLDAVICKAVLEHVPRPRKAAQEIYRVLRVGGKCLVYVPFLYPYHAHKGVYKDYYRYTDDGIRYLFRNFSEIEICPVRGNMETVFNLTPLRKIWILTTLIRFFDRFFSGEQPSGYHVFLIK, encoded by the coding sequence ATGACTAAGTGGGAAAGGTTTTTTGAGGATAAAATTAGAGAAATCGCCAAAGAAAAAAATATTTTAGATATTGGCGGCGGTTTTCGTTTTCAAAAGGGATTAGATAAATTTAAGGTTCTTTTTGAGAAGACAAATTATCGGGTCTTAGATAAAGAAACATCGTACAAGCCAGATATTATCGGCGATGTTCAAAATCTTCCGTTAGAGGACGAATCATTGGACGCGGTAATTTGCAAAGCGGTTTTAGAACATGTTCCAAGACCAAGAAAAGCTGCTCAGGAAATTTATCGGGTTTTAAGAGTTGGCGGCAAGTGTCTTGTCTATGTTCCTTTCTTATACCCTTATCACGCGCACAAAGGCGTTTACAAGGACTATTATCGCTATACGGACGATGGCATCAGATATTTGTTTAGGAATTTTAGCGAAATTGAAATCTGTCCAGTCAGGGGAAATATGGAAACAGTTTTTAATTTAACGCCCTTGAGAAAAATATGGATTTTAACGACTTTGATTAGGTTTTTTGACAGGTTTTTTTCAGGGGAACAGCCGTCGGGCTATCATGTGTTTTTGATTAAATAA
- a CDS encoding glycosyltransferase family 4 protein produces MKKNRILILSGVFPPDIGGPATQLDALARELIKKGYTIRVLSFGEADGVQYPYFVKRISNKWPAFLKSFLYLISGFVLASRSDIVYSYDLYTAGLTGLALKKVLRKPLVNRFVGDSAWEIASARGLIGDDDIAVFQEKKYSWRIELRKKIRRKILMSSDRVIVVSHFLEKLAEQIGVAGEKIKVIYNSIDFLDTTENSEVRPPNEGKMILTVARLAPWKGVDTIIEIMPQLVERYKKIKFVVVGQGPEMENLKKMSKELGLRESVFFAGKLGRREVVDYLRAADVFVLNTNYEGMSHTLLEAMKMGAPIITTKAGGNPETIKNGETGLLVDYRDKKQWLEAIISILDKPDLAGKLAKQAREDLKRFSWDNLVEETINVFEGAINI; encoded by the coding sequence ATGAAGAAAAATAGGATTTTAATTTTGAGCGGGGTTTTTCCTCCTGATATTGGGGGGCCGGCGACGCAGCTGGACGCTTTGGCGCGGGAGTTGATTAAGAAAGGATACACAATTCGCGTTTTGTCGTTTGGCGAAGCGGATGGCGTTCAGTATCCTTATTTTGTTAAAAGAATTTCTAATAAATGGCCCGCTTTTTTGAAAAGTTTTCTTTATTTAATAAGCGGATTTGTTTTGGCTTCGAGGTCGGATATTGTTTATAGTTACGATTTATATACGGCTGGATTGACAGGTTTGGCGCTTAAAAAAGTTTTGAGAAAGCCGCTGGTCAATAGATTTGTCGGAGATTCGGCTTGGGAAATCGCTTCAGCGCGCGGATTGATTGGCGATGACGATATTGCGGTTTTTCAGGAAAAAAAATATTCTTGGAGAATAGAATTAAGGAAGAAAATCAGAAGAAAAATATTAATGAGTTCAGACCGAGTTATTGTCGTCAGTCATTTTTTGGAAAAATTGGCTGAACAAATTGGCGTTGCTGGCGAAAAAATTAAAGTTATTTACAATTCAATTGATTTTTTAGATACGACAGAAAATTCGGAGGTTCGACCTCCGAATGAGGGTAAAATGATTTTGACGGTGGCCCGGCTGGCGCCTTGGAAGGGCGTGGATACGATTATTGAAATTATGCCGCAGTTGGTTGAAAGGTACAAAAAGATTAAATTTGTTGTTGTCGGGCAAGGACCAGAAATGGAAAATTTGAAAAAAATGAGCAAGGAGCTTGGTTTGCGGGAAAGCGTTTTTTTTGCGGGAAAATTGGGTCGGCGGGAGGTTGTTGACTACTTGCGCGCGGCGGATGTTTTTGTTTTAAACACAAATTACGAAGGAATGTCGCACACGCTTTTAGAGGCGATGAAAATGGGCGCGCCCATTATTACGACTAAGGCGGGCGGAAATCCAGAGACGATTAAGAACGGGGAGACGGGGCTTTTGGTTGATTACAGAGATAAGAAACAATGGTTAGAAGCGATTATTTCAATTTTGGATAAGCCAGATTTGGCGGGAAAATTAGCCAAACAAGCGCGCGAGGATTTGAAGAGGTTTAGTTGGGATAATTTGGTTGAGGAGACGATAAATGTTTTTGAAGGAGCAATAAATATTTAA
- a CDS encoding DUF2335 domain-containing protein: MSKKTKTKTLNNHQVVVGRATAHFSSGPLPPPVVLEQYDQIVSGAAERILTMAESQSKHRREIESMVIGSDIKNSKLGLVFGLIIGLAGILATVTIAIFGHPVLSGVIGFSTLSSLVGVFVYGSRERRQEREGAKRVLETKK, from the coding sequence ATGAGCAAGAAAACAAAGACAAAGACATTAAATAATCATCAAGTTGTTGTTGGACGAGCAACAGCTCATTTCAGTAGCGGACCTTTGCCACCACCTGTTGTTTTAGAGCAATACGATCAAATTGTGTCTGGAGCGGCTGAAAGAATTCTAACCATGGCTGAGAGTCAATCCAAACACAGGAGAGAAATAGAAAGCATGGTTATCGGATCTGATATTAAAAATTCAAAATTGGGTTTAGTTTTTGGTTTAATTATAGGATTAGCAGGAATTTTAGCCACTGTAACTATTGCTATTTTCGGGCATCCAGTATTGAGCGGTGTAATAGGGTTTTCTACTTTAAGTTCGTTGGTGGGTGTTTTTGTGTATGGTTCGCGAGAAAGAAGGCAAGAAAGAGAAGGCGCGAAAAGAGTATTAGAGACCAAAAAGTAA
- a CDS encoding glycosyltransferase family 4 protein — translation MKLLMITRKVDRDDAQAGFTYGWVKKFALNVEVLKVICLEKGNLEGLPDNVEVFSLGKEKGKNRFREFINFQRGALRFIREVDGVFCHQNPEYTILIAPYAKIFRKKTVTWYSHKEINWKVRLINILADKIVTPTQEGFGLESKKKNVVGHGIDTDLFRPAVNKKKRDVFRIISIGRISPIKDYKTLIKAVDILRSNQKFTSAIKVSIIGSPGLPSQQSYFDEIKQIIHDKKMEDIFEFKGAIPNQELYKYCQESDLSVNLCPTGSPDKAVLESMACGLPVLVCNKTFIDDFSPYADLLIFNEKDPIDLSEKVFNLAQSDKMEEIGKHLRKQSVQNHNLDNLVLKIINVFKEIS, via the coding sequence ATGAAATTATTGATGATTACAAGAAAAGTTGATAGAGACGACGCTCAAGCGGGCTTTACTTATGGGTGGGTCAAAAAATTCGCGCTTAATGTGGAGGTTTTGAAAGTGATTTGTTTAGAAAAAGGCAATCTTGAGGGATTACCAGATAATGTTGAAGTTTTTTCCTTGGGAAAAGAAAAAGGCAAAAATCGTTTCAGAGAATTTATCAATTTTCAAAGAGGCGCCTTGAGATTTATTAGAGAAGTTGACGGAGTTTTTTGCCATCAAAACCCAGAATACACAATCTTAATCGCGCCTTACGCCAAGATATTTAGAAAAAAGACAGTGACTTGGTATTCGCACAAGGAGATCAATTGGAAAGTTCGATTAATCAATATTTTGGCTGATAAAATTGTTACTCCCACTCAAGAAGGATTTGGGTTGGAATCAAAGAAAAAAAATGTGGTTGGGCATGGGATTGATACGGATTTATTCAGACCAGCCGTTAATAAGAAAAAGAGGGATGTTTTCCGTATTATTTCTATTGGTCGGATTTCGCCGATTAAGGATTACAAAACCCTAATTAAGGCAGTTGATATTTTAAGAAGCAATCAAAAATTTACTTCAGCGATAAAAGTTTCTATTATTGGCAGTCCTGGCTTGCCAAGTCAGCAATCTTATTTTGACGAAATTAAACAGATTATCCACGATAAAAAGATGGAAGATATTTTTGAATTTAAGGGAGCGATACCCAATCAAGAATTGTATAAGTATTGCCAGGAATCTGATTTGTCGGTTAATCTTTGTCCGACCGGCTCGCCCGATAAAGCGGTTTTGGAATCAATGGCTTGCGGTTTGCCAGTTTTGGTTTGCAACAAAACATTTATAGATGATTTTTCTCCTTATGCCGACTTGTTGATTTTTAATGAAAAAGACCCGATAGATTTATCTGAAAAAGTTTTTAATTTGGCGCAAAGCGATAAGATGGAGGAAATTGGCAAACATTTAAGAAAACAGTCGGTCCAAAATCATAATTTGGATAATTTGGTTTTGAAAATAATCAATGTTTTTAAAGAAATATCTTAA
- a CDS encoding glycosyltransferase family 4 protein, whose amino-acid sequence MNKKILVFSTAYLPLVGGAEVAVDEITKRLPDWRFDMITAKIKRGLADFERVGNVNIYRIGFGFGFDKYLLPFLGLQKAKQLEKENNYDLTWSIMASFGGFLGLRFKKKYPNKPWLLTLQEGDTPEYILGRVGVFKKWFEQIFQRADYFQAISGFLYDWALKMGAKAGEVIPNGVDITKFSIKDFKNKLKIKDNKKLILTVSRLVGKNGVEDLIGAGRYLDFPFKILIAGEGPDEKKLKNLAEELNLQDKVLFLGHISHSDLPKYYSMADVFVRPSLSEGLGNVFLEAMASGLPVIGTLVGGIPDFLEDGETGLFCEVQNPQSIAEKIKKILEDGELRKILTDNGLRLVREKYDWDKIGREMERIFLKITNEEK is encoded by the coding sequence GTGAATAAGAAAATACTTGTTTTTTCCACAGCGTATTTGCCTTTGGTCGGGGGGGCGGAGGTGGCCGTTGATGAGATTACGAAACGGCTGCCCGATTGGCGGTTTGATATGATTACTGCCAAAATCAAGCGCGGGTTGGCTGATTTTGAGAGGGTGGGTAATGTTAATATCTATCGGATTGGTTTTGGCTTTGGTTTTGATAAATATCTTTTGCCTTTTTTAGGGCTTCAGAAGGCGAAGCAATTGGAAAAGGAAAACAATTATGATTTGACATGGTCAATTATGGCTTCCTTTGGCGGATTTTTGGGTTTGCGGTTTAAGAAAAAATATCCAAACAAACCATGGCTTTTGACTCTACAAGAAGGCGATACGCCGGAGTATATTTTGGGAAGAGTCGGAGTTTTTAAGAAATGGTTTGAGCAGATTTTTCAGAGAGCGGACTATTTTCAGGCGATTAGCGGCTTTTTGTATGATTGGGCGTTAAAAATGGGGGCGAAAGCGGGCGAGGTGATTCCTAATGGGGTGGACATTACTAAATTTTCAATTAAAGATTTCAAAAACAAATTAAAGATTAAAGATAATAAAAAACTGATTTTGACGGTTTCGCGGTTGGTTGGGAAGAATGGGGTTGAGGATTTGATTGGGGCGGGGCGATATTTGGATTTTCCTTTTAAGATTTTGATTGCCGGCGAAGGGCCTGATGAAAAAAAATTAAAGAACTTGGCGGAGGAATTAAATCTTCAAGATAAAGTATTATTTCTTGGGCATATTAGCCATAGCGATTTGCCTAAATATTATTCTATGGCGGATGTTTTTGTCAGACCTTCTTTGTCGGAAGGACTGGGAAATGTTTTTCTGGAAGCGATGGCTTCAGGTTTGCCCGTAATTGGAACGCTCGTTGGCGGCATTCCCGATTTTTTGGAAGATGGCGAGACAGGTTTATTTTGCGAAGTTCAAAATCCCCAAAGTATCGCCGAAAAAATTAAAAAGATTTTAGAGGATGGGGAATTAAGAAAAATTTTGACAGACAATGGGCTAAGATTGGTTAGGGAGAAATATGATTGGGATAAAATAGGTAGGGAGATGGAGCGGATTTTTTTGAAAATTACTAATGAAGAAAAATAG
- a CDS encoding polysaccharide deacetylase family protein, translating into MFLKKYLKIFIYFFKYLFLCQKGASILMYHSVDYNNVFFTVKPEMLETQMKYLKNNNYNVIKLSDLIDILKYNNKIPKKIVVLTFDDGYNDNYTNVFPILKKYNFPATIFLITGLIGKEINNSQNITLKALNWDEIQEMHNSGLVDFQPHTVNHRESNQQEIIDSKKEIEKKLGKKCEFFAYPRGLYNKEIIDTLKNNGFKAARTVERGKVNQGDNLFKLKSVSVNSTTSFVQFRANL; encoded by the coding sequence ATGTTTTTAAAGAAATATCTTAAAATTTTTATTTATTTTTTTAAATATTTATTTCTTTGTCAAAAAGGAGCTTCTATTTTGATGTATCATTCGGTAGATTATAATAATGTTTTTTTTACCGTTAAGCCTGAAATGCTTGAAACACAGATGAAGTATTTAAAAAATAACAATTATAATGTTATTAAATTATCTGATCTGATTGATATTTTGAAATATAACAACAAAATACCTAAAAAAATAGTTGTTTTAACATTTGATGATGGCTATAATGATAATTACACAAATGTGTTTCCCATTCTAAAAAAATATAATTTTCCAGCAACCATTTTTTTGATTACGGGGTTAATTGGAAAAGAAATTAATAATTCTCAAAATATAACATTAAAGGCGCTTAATTGGGATGAGATACAAGAAATGCATAATTCCGGTTTGGTTGATTTTCAGCCGCACACGGTTAATCACCGAGAATCAAATCAACAAGAAATTATTGATTCAAAAAAAGAAATAGAAAAAAAACTTGGTAAAAAATGCGAGTTTTTTGCTTATCCTCGCGGATTATATAATAAAGAAATTATAGATACTTTAAAGAATAATGGTTTTAAAGCAGCTCGGACGGTTGAAAGGGGAAAAGTGAATCAAGGAGATAATTTATTTAAATTAAAAAGCGTTTCTGTTAATTCAACAACTTCTTTTGTCCAATTTAGAGCAAATTTATGA
- a CDS encoding DUF3800 domain-containing protein — protein MLIFIDESGDSGLKTEKGSSKFFTIALVVFEDREEALFCDQKIALLKKELGWSDNSEFHFKRNSDKVRRAFLQAVAPYNFFYYGVVINKDPKKLWGDGFRNKESFYKYACGLVFQNAKDKLENAIIVVDKSGNLDFRRQLTKYLRKRMNEGDKKLIKKLKMQRSESNNLLQLADYVAGVINRSIQKNKKFAKDYRKIVAHREIYVQIWPK, from the coding sequence AAATTTTTTACGATTGCCTTGGTTGTTTTTGAAGACAGAGAGGAAGCATTATTTTGCGACCAAAAAATTGCTCTTTTGAAAAAAGAATTAGGATGGTCTGACAATAGCGAATTCCACTTCAAAAGAAATTCTGATAAAGTTCGCAGAGCATTTTTACAGGCCGTTGCTCCTTATAATTTCTTTTATTATGGAGTTGTTATTAACAAAGACCCTAAAAAATTATGGGGCGATGGGTTTCGCAACAAAGAGTCATTTTATAAATACGCATGCGGATTAGTTTTTCAGAACGCGAAAGACAAATTAGAGAACGCTATTATTGTAGTTGATAAGAGCGGCAATTTAGATTTTAGAAGGCAATTAACAAAATACCTAAGAAAAAGAATGAATGAAGGGGATAAAAAATTGATAAAAAAGTTAAAAATGCAGAGGTCGGAAAGCAATAATTTGTTGCAATTGGCTGACTATGTTGCTGGTGTTATAAACAGATCTATCCAGAAAAATAAAAAATTTGCTAAAGATTATAGAAAAATTGTCGCTCATAGAGAAATTTATGTGCAAATTTGGCCCAAATAA
- a CDS encoding glycosyltransferase family 4 protein, whose translation MRVLMVSTDRTLLSAESGDAFERHLEYARRAGKLDIIVFSKKGFRKAASGSLAVYPTNSTAKLNYIWDAFQIAKNIYFPDRFDLIVCQDPFLTGLTGWLLKKRFKTPLLIHFHGDFWENKHWLNKPKKWWHLFWYNWLLLFLSKFLVDGADGIRVVSAGIKDKLVRADVPKDKIRVISTPVDLEKFEKDDEKKVEELRLKNKNYKTIINIGLRDASAKDYPTLFKTINLVHEKYGNLAFCQIGAGICLQDRTKESENLILTCVGEINQKELINYYHSSDVYVSSSCNESFGKVLIEAMAAGLPVVATTTTGSKEIVVDGVNGFLVPVGDSVALAKKILFLLNNSEKAREIGEAGRKMVKERFGKEKIIGEMIGFWKNINKKQL comes from the coding sequence ATGAGAGTTTTAATGGTTAGCACAGACAGGACATTGTTAAGCGCCGAGAGCGGCGACGCTTTTGAGCGTCATTTGGAATATGCGCGGAGAGCGGGGAAATTGGATATTATTGTTTTTTCTAAAAAAGGATTTAGAAAGGCGGCGAGCGGTTCTTTGGCTGTCTATCCAACTAATTCAACCGCTAAGTTAAATTATATTTGGGACGCTTTTCAAATTGCCAAAAATATCTATTTCCCAGACAGATTTGATTTGATTGTTTGTCAGGACCCATTTTTAACTGGATTGACGGGCTGGTTGTTGAAGAAAAGATTTAAGACGCCTCTTTTAATTCATTTTCACGGCGATTTTTGGGAGAACAAACATTGGCTAAACAAGCCCAAAAAATGGTGGCATTTGTTTTGGTATAATTGGCTCTTGCTTTTTTTGAGCAAATTTTTGGTTGATGGAGCCGATGGAATTCGGGTCGTAAGCGCGGGGATTAAGGATAAATTAGTTAGGGCGGATGTTCCCAAAGATAAGATTAGAGTTATTTCAACGCCGGTTGATTTGGAAAAATTTGAAAAGGACGACGAGAAGAAAGTGGAGGAATTAAGATTAAAAAACAAGAATTATAAAACAATTATCAATATTGGACTGCGCGATGCTTCCGCTAAGGACTATCCGACTTTATTCAAGACGATTAACTTGGTTCATGAAAAATACGGGAATTTGGCTTTTTGCCAAATCGGAGCGGGGATTTGTCTTCAAGATAGAACAAAAGAGAGCGAGAATTTAATCTTGACTTGCGTTGGAGAAATTAACCAAAAGGAATTAATTAATTATTACCACAGTTCCGATGTTTATGTTTCTTCTTCGTGTAATGAAAGTTTTGGCAAGGTTTTGATTGAGGCGATGGCGGCCGGATTGCCAGTGGTTGCGACAACAACGACGGGCTCCAAAGAAATTGTTGTTGACGGCGTGAATGGATTTTTAGTTCCAGTGGGTGACAGCGTTGCTTTGGCTAAAAAGATTTTGTTTTTACTTAACAATTCTGAAAAAGCGAGAGAAATAGGAGAGGCGGGGAGGAAAATGGTCAAAGAAAGATTTGGGAAGGAGAAGATAATTGGGGAAATGATAGGGTTTTGGAAAAACATCAACAAAAAACAATTATGA
- a CDS encoding class I SAM-dependent methyltransferase: MDKHYNFFKYDYKDRWTSYWHQIDEVLKLRPKTVLEIGIGNGTVADCLKKQGLKVKTLDISEDLRPDFIADVMKMPIDNNSFSVVLCAEILEHLPFKDFEKALLELKRVTKKYVVLSLPHFGPPIKISFKIPFIKEIKIVFKIPYHPKHKSGRVHYWEIGKKGYSPRKIRNIIKKYFEIQNDFVPFENQYHHFYILKK; this comes from the coding sequence ATGGATAAACACTATAATTTTTTCAAATATGATTATAAAGATAGGTGGACAAGCTATTGGCATCAAATAGACGAAGTTTTGAAATTGAGACCAAAAACAGTTTTGGAAATTGGCATCGGAAATGGGACAGTGGCTGATTGTTTGAAAAAACAGGGGTTAAAAGTAAAAACCCTGGATATTAGCGAGGATTTGAGGCCTGATTTTATAGCCGATGTCATGAAAATGCCCATAGATAATAATTCATTTAGTGTTGTTTTATGCGCGGAGATTTTAGAACATTTACCTTTTAAAGATTTCGAAAAGGCGCTCTTAGAATTAAAAAGGGTAACTAAAAAATATGTCGTTTTGAGTTTGCCGCATTTTGGTCCGCCGATTAAAATTAGTTTTAAAATTCCTTTTATTAAAGAGATTAAAATTGTCTTTAAGATTCCTTATCATCCAAAACATAAATCAGGCAGAGTTCATTATTGGGAAATAGGCAAAAAGGGGTATTCACCAAGGAAAATAAGAAACATTATCAAAAAATATTTTGAAATTCAAAATGACTTTGTCCCTTTTGAAAATCAGTATCATCATTTTTATATCTTAAAAAAATGA
- a CDS encoding methyltransferase domain-containing protein produces MKFFDFIKQVFQGKSIARILFNWRVQEHCRELKGICIDLAAGSNPSYYKYLDFKKIKIIRADYNLDKSPDLKIDLNQSLPLDNNSIDNIFLFNVIYIIKNPKKLLKEIHRVLKKGGRLFISSPFIFNEAREPNDFRRLTSQGLERALGKSGFSDFEIIPYGERFSVIVYLLHNFFIFNFIRLIAFSKALLFDKLIPKKIKKLHPCPLGYFIIAKK; encoded by the coding sequence ATGAAATTTTTTGATTTTATTAAGCAGGTTTTTCAAGGCAAAAGCATAGCGCGGATTCTTTTTAATTGGCGTGTTCAAGAACATTGCCGAGAATTAAAGGGTATTTGCATTGATTTGGCGGCTGGAAGCAATCCAAGTTATTATAAATATCTAGATTTTAAAAAAATTAAGATAATTAGAGCGGATTATAATTTAGACAAGTCGCCAGATTTAAAAATTGATTTAAATCAGTCACTGCCCTTAGATAATAATTCAATAGATAATATTTTTCTTTTTAATGTTATCTATATTATCAAAAATCCGAAAAAATTGCTCAAAGAGATTCATCGAGTTTTAAAAAAAGGAGGTCGTTTATTCATTAGTTCGCCTTTTATTTTCAACGAGGCCAGGGAGCCAAATGATTTTAGGCGGCTGACTTCGCAGGGGTTGGAAAGAGCGCTGGGAAAAAGCGGTTTTTCTGATTTTGAAATTATTCCTTATGGAGAAAGATTTTCAGTAATTGTATATTTGTTACATAATTTTTTTATATTTAATTTCATAAGATTAATTGCTTTTAGTAAGGCGTTGTTATTTGATAAGTTAATTCCTAAAAAAATTAAAAAACTTCATCCTTGCCCGCTTGGTTATTTTATTATCGCTAAAAAATAA
- a CDS encoding B12-binding domain-containing radical SAM protein: protein MTKVLLINPPFNVNKENYDSSISVGLLSIGTYLDSRGVEVVIVDGVRQENYLDLVEKEIKNCDYAGISVMTTQAPGALEASRLIKRINSNCKIIWGGAHPSFFVEQTAAHPLIDAVCYGEGELVMGHIAEGRDLSEVDGIAYKKNGEVVINKPQALHNPAEMPLFNWDLMPKEILDSLHLVPSLTSRGCPHRCTFCINAILKNKWRPRTAEQVLEDLRIIQEKPYFKGKKLRFWDENFFVEIERAKKIIEGMIEKNLITPWETTVRANYLREGMIDENFLGKLKKSGCYLLSFGAESGCPRILKKIKKDIMPEDVINSAKMCLAIGIIPQYSFMVGLPGETRSEAMETLKLIDELAKLSDKIQILGPQAFRPYPGSELYRECLEAGWEEPKSLDDWESRVKDELNYLNVQNFPWLEDPDFVESLEAFVRFGAHSIKSALGSTVKSNKLLKLLFILVCKLRWKLKFFKWPIEFKIARRFVVGG from the coding sequence ATGACAAAAGTTTTACTTATTAATCCTCCATTTAATGTTAATAAGGAGAATTATGATAGTTCCATTTCGGTGGGGCTTTTGAGTATTGGGACATATTTGGATAGTCGAGGCGTAGAAGTGGTGATTGTTGATGGCGTGAGGCAGGAGAATTATTTGGATTTGGTTGAGAAAGAAATTAAAAATTGCGATTACGCGGGGATTTCGGTTATGACGACGCAGGCGCCGGGCGCTTTGGAGGCGAGTCGTTTAATAAAAAGAATAAATTCTAATTGTAAAATTATTTGGGGCGGCGCCCATCCGAGTTTTTTTGTTGAGCAGACGGCGGCGCACCCCTTAATAGACGCTGTTTGCTATGGCGAAGGGGAATTGGTTATGGGGCATATCGCGGAGGGGAGGGATTTGTCAGAAGTGGACGGAATCGCCTACAAGAAAAATGGCGAGGTTGTTATCAACAAGCCGCAGGCGCTTCACAATCCCGCGGAAATGCCTTTGTTTAATTGGGATTTAATGCCCAAAGAGATTTTAGACAGTTTACATTTAGTCCCCTCGTTAACTTCTCGCGGGTGTCCTCATCGCTGCACATTTTGCATCAACGCGATTTTGAAAAATAAATGGCGGCCGAGAACGGCCGAACAGGTTTTGGAGGATTTAAGAATTATTCAAGAAAAGCCGTATTTTAAAGGGAAGAAATTGCGTTTTTGGGATGAAAACTTTTTTGTTGAGATTGAAAGAGCGAAAAAAATTATTGAGGGCATGATAGAAAAAAATTTAATTACTCCCTGGGAAACGACCGTCAGGGCAAATTACTTAAGAGAGGGAATGATTGATGAGAATTTTTTGGGCAAACTCAAAAAATCTGGCTGTTATCTTTTATCCTTTGGCGCGGAATCGGGCTGTCCGAGAATTTTGAAGAAGATTAAAAAGGATATTATGCCCGAGGATGTGATTAATTCGGCGAAGATGTGCCTTGCTATTGGCATCATTCCGCAGTATTCTTTTATGGTCGGCTTGCCGGGCGAAACAAGGAGTGAAGCGATGGAGACGCTTAAACTAATTGATGAATTGGCGAAATTGAGCGATAAAATTCAAATCCTTGGCCCGCAAGCGTTCCGCCCTTATCCGGGTTCGGAACTTTATCGCGAATGTTTGGAAGCCGGCTGGGAGGAGCCAAAGTCGCTTGATGATTGGGAAAGCCGAGTCAAAGATGAATTAAATTATTTGAATGTTCAAAATTTTCCATGGCTGGAAGACCCTGATTTTGTGGAATCGTTGGAAGCGTTCGTCAGATTTGGCGCCCATTCAATCAAAAGCGCGCTCGGTTCAACAGTCAAGTCAAATAAGCTTCTTAAATTATTATTCATCCTCGTTTGCAAACTCCGCTGGAAGTTAAAATTTTTCAAATGGCCGATTGAATTTAAAATCGCAAGGCGTTTTGTTGTGGGAGGTTAA